A genomic window from Osmerus eperlanus chromosome 5, fOsmEpe2.1, whole genome shotgun sequence includes:
- the ambra1b gene encoding activating molecule in BECN1-regulated autophagy protein 1B isoform X1, translating into MASRQRNAVCILASRERGSQLSGSQRLLQQLVEEKVRWMKWQSQKVELPDSPRSTFLLAFSPDRTLMASTHVNHNIYITEVKTGKCLHSLVGHRRTPWCVTFHPTIPGLLASGCLDGEVRIWDLHGGSESWFTESNVAIASLAFHPTAQLLLIATNNELHFWDWSRPEPFAVVKTGSETERVRLVRFDPLGHNLLTAIVNPSNQQNEDDSEVPMDSVEMPHFRQRSFLPSQPVRRTPILHNFLHILSSRSSGAPAGSDLPRPNVEASGEGPSAPLGQYPSTHERGPPYPGCTQHLGMVCLCSRCTANRSPSLGEGPPPASSRAPPEPPHASTFSSARTEPRQPSERPSAFTSVYYAGGSSLHRAVPTPHLASQPLSQPSAHEASGRLPGPDWTRSLLNMRPGAESGMLPPRTSSSSVSLLSVLRQQDGSSQSPVYTSATEGRGFPPQGPEPTPGGPSQRGGGGAGTSSGHHPFWEGARSNPASFRNVLQCNLSRYFMEFDRMQDLESPLGGTGGVEGSQEQTQELLNNNIDPERPSSSSASSSHYQPPPPPPPPPPPPHNSENPPPPSPQTHSSRGHLNRCRACHNLLTFNHDSQRWERTSQAASTSAQEPPSWQAPGPAYDEGGQGPRRDPQAHERRAPAAEPSEVSPGGGAGPVPFPGASSSPQPGEQTVGLVYNQETGQWERVYRQAASGRPADTPPEALNQEMPVDNPDEDSLRRRLLESSLLSLSRYDMGGSRDHPIYPDPARLSPAAYYAQRMIQYLSRRDSIRQRSLRYQQNRLRTLSSSSDSPAGNPSAAMENSDVDFEELDDNGDRTRHRTPRNARMSAPSLGRFVPRRFLLPEYLPYAGIFHERGQPGLATHSSVNRVLAGASIGDGQSAVASNIANTTYRLQWWDFTKFDLPEISNASVNVLVPNCKIYNDASCDISADGQLLAVFIPSSQRGFPDEGILAVYSLAPHNLGEMLYTKRFGPNAISVSLSPMGCYVMVGLASRRILLHPSTDHMVAQVFRLQQPHGGETSIRMVFNVVYPMAPDQRRHVSINSARWLPDPGMGLAYGTNKGDLVICRPVFYRSDGESTAEPSTEPIFSVNNSGGTSRTRGTERPGPPSRPGWRPDRDMGLMNAIGLQPRHPAPSVTSQGTQTPVVQLQNAETQTERDLATPSTSHTAPGEGQSLCFWGSAEPLQEVASTSAGAAGTLEPQGSSAMDGPLGGGPLADASTEASTSTAHTGDAPEYAPGEDALARIRRLIAEGGMTAVVQREQSTTMASMGGFGNNIIVSHRIHRGSQTGTGRAPGPSSCPLTITQPQPSQTQTLRLTLEHPPLTEAPMWGPTALSRPQPPALLPDGAEPGLAMGLDNVFEGGRAAAADPAPSSSGLFSPSPSSSSHAASPSSSNRNNNNSSRSSYPGDPYSR; encoded by the exons ATGGCGTCCCGCCAGAGGAACGCCGTGTGCATCCTGGCCAGCCGTGAGCGAGGCTCCCAGCTCTCCGGCTCCCAGCGCCTCCTACagcagctggtggaggagaaggttcGCTGGATGAAGTGGCAGAGTCAG aaaGTGGAGCTTCCAGACAGCCCTCGCTCGACGTTTCTCCTCGCCTTCAGCCCAGATCG gaCCTTGATGGCCTCCACCCACGTTAATCACAACATCTACATCACAGAGGTGAAGACTGGAAAGTGTCTGCATTCCCTGGTGGGGCATCGCCGCACACCCTGGTGTGTGACCTTTCACCCCACCATCCCAGGGCTGCTGGCGTCCGGGTGCCTCGATGGGGAGGTCCGCATCTGGGACCTGCAT GGAGGCAGCGAGAGCTGGTTCACCGAGAGCAACGTGGCCATCGCCTCCTTGGCCTTCCACCCCACcgcccagctcctcctcatcGCCACCAACAACGAGCTGCACTTCTGGGACTGGAGCAGACCGGAGCCCTTCGCTGTGGTGAAGACGGGGAGTGAGACGGAGAGAGTCAG GTTGGTGAGGTTTGATCCGTTGGGGCACAATCTCCTGACAGCGATCGTCAATCCCTCCAACCAGCAG AATGAAGATGACTCGGAGGTCCCTATGGACAGCGTGGAGATGCCCCACTTCCGCCAGCGCTCCTTCCTGCCCTCCCAGCCCGTACGCCGCACCCCCATCCTCCACAACTTCCTCCACATCCTGTCGTCTCGCTCCTCCGGGGCGCCGGCAGGCAGCGATCTCCCCCGGCCCAACGTGGAGGCCAGCGGCGAGGGCCCCAGCGCCCCCCTTGGCCAGTACCCCTCGACCCACGAGCGTGGGCCTCCCTACCCCGGCTGCACCCAGCACCTGGGCATGGTGTGCCTCTGCAGCCGCTGCACTGCCAACCGCAGCCCCTCCCTGGGAGAGggcccccctcccgcctcctccaGGGCCCCACCGGAGCCCCCCCATGCCTCCACCTTCTCTTCGGCCCGGACTGAGCCCCGCCAGCCCTCAGAGAGACCCTCCGCCTTCACCTCTGTCTACTACGCCGGCGGCAGCTCCCTGCACCGTGCCGTACCCACCCCGCACCTGGCCAGCCAGCCCCTCAGCCAGCCCTCCGCTCACGAGGCCTCCGGCCGCCTGCCAGGGCCCGACTGGACGCGCAGCCTGCTCAACATGCGCCCCGGGGCTGAGAGCGGCATGCTGCCCCCCAGGACCAGCTCCTCCTCCGTCAGCCTGCTGTCCGTGCTGCGCCAGCAGGACGGCTCGTCCCAGTCCCCCGTCTACACGTCTGCCACGGAGGGCAGGGGCTTCCCCCCGCAGGGCCCTGAACCCACCCCCGGGGGCCCCAGccagaggggtggtggaggcgcAGGCACCAGCAGCGGACATCACCCCTTCTGGGAGGGCGCGCGCAGCAACCCCGCCTCCTTTCGCAATGTGCTGCAGTGCAACCTGAGCCGCTACTTCATGGAGTTCGATCGCATGCAGGACCTGGAGTCTCCTCTGGGGGGCACTGGCGGTGTggagggcagccaggagcagacCCAGGAGCTGCTCAACAACAACATTGACCCCGAGAGGCCGtcgtcctcctctgcctcctcctcacactaccagccccctcctcctcctcctcctcctcctcctcctcctcacaactcagagaacccccctccccccagcccacaGACCCACTCCTCCCGGGGACACCTAAACCGCTGCCGCGCCTGCCACAACCTGCTCACCTTCAACCACGACTCCCAGCGCTGGGAGCGCACCAGCCAGGCTGCCTCCACCTCCGCCCAGGAGCCCCCCTCCTGGCAGGCCCCCGGCCCGGCCTACGACGAGGGGGGCCAAGGGCCTCGGAGGGACCCCCAGGCCCACGAGAGGAGGGCCCCGGCAGCGGAGCCGAGTGAAGTGTCCCCCGGGGGAGGCGCTGGGCCGGTGCCCTTCCCCGGGGCTTCCTCTTCCCCCCAGCCTGGGGAGCAGACAGTGGGCCTGGTGTACAACCAGGAGACAGGCCAGTGGGAGAGGGTGTACAGGCAGGCAGCTTCCGGACGCCCTGCAGACACACCGCCTGAGGCCTTAAACCAGGAAATGCCTGTGGACAACCCAGATGAGGACTCTCTCAGGAG GAGGCTGCTGGAGTCGTCTCTCCTTTCCCTGTCCCGCTACGACATGGGAGGCTCCAGAGACCACCCCATCTACCCCGACCCTGCCAG GTTGTCCCCTGCAGCCTACTATGCTCAGAGGATGATCCAGTACCTGTCCAGGAGGGACAGCATCCGCCAGCGCTCACTGCGCTACCAGCAGAACCGCCTGAGGACGCTGTCGTCCTCCTCGGACAGCCCGGCTGGCAACCCCTCCGCCGCCATGGAGAACAGCGACGTGGACTTCGAGGAACTGGA TGACAACGGAGACCGGACAAGGCACAGAACACCTCGCAACGCCCGCATGTCCGCTCCCTCGCTGGGACGCTTCGTTCCCAG ACGGTTCCTGCTTCCTGAGTACCTGCCATATGCTGGAATCTTCCATGAGAGAGGTCAGCCTGGCCTGGCCACACACTCCTCTGTCAACAGGGTTCTAGCAG GTGCCTCCATCGGTGATGGCCAGTCCGCGGTCGCCAGCAACATTGCCAACACCACCTACCGGCTGCAGTGGTGGGACTTCACCAAGTTTGACCTCCCAGAGATCAGCAACG ccTCAGTCAACGTGCTGGTGCCAAACTGTAAGATCTACAACGATGCCAGCTGTGACATCTCTGCAGACGGCCAGCTCCTGGCCGTGTTCATCCCCAGCAGCCAGCGAGGCTTCCCTGACGAGGGCATCCTGGCCGTCTACTCCCTGGCCCCTCACAACCTGGGCGAGATGCTGTACACCAAGAGATTCG GTCCCAACGCCATCTCCGTCAGCCTTTCTCCTATGGGCTGCTACGTCATGGTGGGGCTGGCCTCACGCAGGATCCTGCTGCACCCCTCCACTGACCACATGGTGGCCCAAGTGTTCAGGCTGCAGCAGCCCCACGGAGGAGAGACTTCCATCAgg ATGGTGTTCAATGTAGTGTACCCCATGGCCCCCGACCAGCGCAGACATGTCAGCATCAATTCAGCCAGATGGCTGCCAGACCCGGGCATGGGCCTGGCCTACGGCACCAACAAAGGAGACCTGGTCATCTGCCGGCCCGT GTTCTACCGCAGCGACGGGGAGAGCACTGCAGAACCCAGCACAGAACCCATATTCTCCGTCAACAACAGTGGGGGCACCAGCAGAACCCGCGGTacagagaggccagg GCCTCCCAGCAGACCAGGCTGGAGACCGGACAGGGACATGGGCCTGATGAACGCCATCGGCCTGCAGCCCCGCCACCCCGCCCCCTCCGTCACCTCCCAGGGGACCCAGACGCCGGTGGTGCAGCTGCAGAATGCAGAGACCCAGACGGAGAGGGACCTcgccacccccagcacctcccacACCGCACCTGGTGAGGGGCAGTCAC tgtgtttcTGGGGCTCAGCAGAGCCGCTACAGGAAGTGGCCTCCACCAGCGCCGGGGCTGCAGGAACCCTGGAGCCACAAGGCAGCAGTGCCATGGACGGGCCCCTGGGGGGCGGGCCCCTGGCGGACGCCAGCACCGAGGCCAGCACCTCCACCGCCCACACTG GTGACGCCCCAGAATACGCCCCCGGGGAGGACGCCCTGGCGAGGATCCGCCGGCTCATCGCCGAGGGCGGCATGACGGCGGTGGTGCAGCGCGAGCAGAGCACCACCATGGCCTCCATGGGCGGCTTCGGCAACAACATCATTGTCAGCCACCGCATCCACCGTGGCTCCCAGACCGGCACCGGACGCGCCCccggcccctcctcctgccccctcaccatcacccagccccagcccagccagaCACAGACCCTCCGGCTCACACTGGAGCACCCACCCCTCACAGAGGCCCCCATGTGGGGGCCCACCGCCCTCTCGCGGCCCCAGCCCCCAGCGCTCCTCCCAGACGGGGCCGAGCCGGGCCTGGCCATGGGCCTGGACAACGTGTTTGAGGGAGGACGGGCGGCCGCCGCTGACccggctccctcctcctccggactcttctccccctccccctcctccagctctcacgctgcctccccctcctccagcaaccgcaacaacaacaacagcagccgcAGTAGTTACCCTGGCGACCCCTACAGCAGGTAG